Within the Streptomyces sp. YIM 121038 genome, the region TTCGACACCGTGGCCGAGAGGGAGACCAGGGTGACCGACTCCGGCAGGTGGATGATCACTTCCTCCCAGACGGCGCCGCGGAAGCGGTCCGAGAGGTAGTGCACCTCGTCCATGACCACGTAGCCGAGGCCGAGCAGGGACTGGGAGCCCGCGTACAGCATGTTCCGCAGGACCTCGGTGGTCATGACGACCACCGGCGCCTCGGAGTTGACGCTGTTGTCACCGGTGAGCAGGCCGACCCTGTCCGCGCCGTAGCGCTTGGCGAGGTCGGCGTACTTCTGGTTGGAGAGCGCCTTGATCGGCGTGGTGTAGAAGCACTTCTTGCCCTGCTGGAGGGCGAGGTGCACGGCGAACTCGCCGACGATCGTCTTGCCGGAGCCCGTGGGCGCGGCGACCAGCACGCCCTTGCCCGCCTCGAGTGCCTGACAGGCCTCGATCTGGAAGGGGTCGAGGCCGAATTCGTACATCCCGCGGAAGGACGCGAGTGCGGTGGCCTGCTCGGCAGCGCGCTGCCGCGCTGCCGCATATCGCTCGGCCGGTGAGAGGTCCTCTGTCATCGTGCTTTCGAGCCTACCGGCCACCGCTGACATCGGACGATCATTATCGGGGCCGACGGAAACACTCCAGGTCAGGGGCGGGGCTCCCGGTCGGGAGCCGCCCCTTCAGGGGCCGAGGACCCGGACGGCAGCGGGGACGCACTCCGCGGTCAGGGGCAGTGCCCCGAGCCGCTCCCCGTCGGCGTACGCGGTGACGTCCGGGGCCGCGAGCTCGACCTTCGCGGCGCGGTGCACGGTGACCTTGGGATGGCCCAGATGCGTTCCTCTGTAGACCCGCGGGAACACCGTCAGGAGCGTGGTGCGGCTGCAGGCGCCGACGACCGTGACGTCGAAGAGGCCGTCACTCGTGTCGGCCCCGGCGCAGATCCGCATGCCGCCCCCGTACGAGGAGCCGTTGCCGACCGCGACCAGCGTGGCCTCGATCTCGCGCACCTCGCCGCCGTCGAGGGTCAGGCGGTACGGGATGGGCTTGAGGGCGGCCAGCTCGGCGACCATCGCCAGGTCGTACTTGAAGCGTCCGGCGGGCCGGCGCATGCGGTTGCCGCGGTCGTTGACCCGCGAGTCGAAGCCGGAGGCGAGGACCGTGCCGAACCAGGTCTCCCCCACCCGGCCGAGGTCGACGTCCCGCGTCCGGGCGCCCTTGAGCGCGTCGGCGACCAGCGCCCCGGCGGCCGCGGGCGCGCGCACGGGCAGGCCGAGGGCGCGCGCGAAGTCGTTGCCCGTGCCCACGGCGATCACGCCGAGCGGGGTGCGGGTCCCGGCGACGGCCTGGAGGGCGAGGCTCGCCATGCCGTCGCCGCCGACGGCTATCAGCGCCCCGGTGCCGCCGTCGACGGCGGCGCGGGCCCGGCGCAGCGCGTCCCCGGCGTCCTCGCCGATGACGGTGCGCACCGAGAAGCCGGACGCGCGCAGCGCCGCTGCGGCGGGCTGGGCGGCGTGCGCGCCGCGGCCGCGGCCCGCGGTGGGATTCACGAAGAGGGTGATCTCGCTGGTCACTGGGCGGACCCTACACAGCGCGCCGCCCGGCAACCAGAAGGGGCCGGACGCGATGGGCGTCCGGCCCCTGTGCTGTGCTGCGCTCCCGATGACGCCGGGGGTCAGGTGACGTCGTCGTAGCCGTTGTACTTCGATGAGCGGCCGCTGTCGCCGTTCACCTGCTCCGGCACGGTCCTGGCCGCGGGGACGGGCTCGTTGTCGTCCACCGGCTGCGGCGTGAGGTCGAGCTCGGAGGCCTCGTCGTCGTCCAGCTCCGCGTCCGGGTCGGCGCGGCGGCGACGCTTGTCGTTGAGGATGGAGAAGCCGACGGCCAGGAAGTACAGGACCACGATGGGGCCCGCGAGGGCGATCATGCCGAACGGGTCGGTCGTCGGCGTCGCCACGGCGCCGAAGACGAACACGCCCATCACGACTCCGCGCCACCAGGTGAGCATGCGGCGTCCGGTGACGATGCCCGTCATGTTCAACATGACGAGCAGCAGGGGCAGTTCGAAGGAGACACCGAAGACCAGGACCATCCGGACGCTGAAGTCCAGGATCTTGTCCATCGGCAGGATGTTCTCCGAGCCGTCCGGAGTGATGCTCAGCAGCACCCGCATGCTGATGGGCATGATCTCGTACGCCAGCCAGGCGCCGCCGAAGAACAGCGGCACGGCGGCGGCGACGAAGGCATAGGTGTACTTGCGCTCGTTCTTGTGCAGGCCGGGCGCGATGAAGGCCCAGAGCTGGTACAGCCAGATCGGGCTGGCCACCACGACACCGACCATGAGGGAGACCTTCACCGTGGTGGTGAACGGCGAGAGCAGGTCCATGTACGCGACCTTGGCGCAGACACCGCCCGTGGTGGGCTTTCCGTCCTCGCAGCGCGGCACGGGGTCGGAGAGGAACTCCATGAGTTCCTCGCTGTAGAACGCGGCGATGATCGACACGACGACGATCGCCAGCATTCCCTTCGCGAGCCGGTTGCGGAGCTCACGCAAATGGTCCGCGAGGGGCATCCGCCCCTCGGGGTCCCTCTCCTTCTTGCGGGCAGACTTGAGCAACCCACGTCCTCATCTCGTGCGGCAGGCCGGCCGCCGGGGCCGGCCTTGGGTCAGCGCTTCGTCGTGTGGTCGGTCGGCTCGGCGACCGGACGGGAGCTGCTCACATCGCCGGGAGCCGCCTGGATGGTGCGCTGCTGCGGAGCGGTCGTGTCGGCGGGCGGGTCGGCCGGGGCGGCCTCGTCCTGCTTGCCGTCCGACTTCATCGCCTTGGCCTCGCTCTTGAGGATGCGCGCCGACTTGCCGAGGGACCGGGCCATGTCCGGGAGCTTCTTCGCACCGAAGAGCAGGACCAGGATGACGAGGATCAGGATGATCTCGGTGGGGCCGAGCCTACCCATAGCTGTCTACCTTCTTCACCGAGGCGTCAGATTTCGGGACCGGCTGTCGGACAGTCGTCCGACCACCGGGCTTGGCAGCGATCGTAACCCCCTGGAGTAAACGCGGGGCAATCCCCGTGCATACTCCCAGTTGCGGCCCGCGCCTCACATTTCGGACCACTTCAGCAGCGTACCCGCAGGGTCGGGGGAGGCGGCAGGCCGCATACCGGTGGGCGACGGCCACCTCGGCAAGTCGCCCCGCGGTCCGGTCCGGTGTCACCCCTCGCCCGTCCGGCCTCCGCGGGCGCCGCGCCGTCCGCGGGCGCTCAGCCGACGTCCCGGCTCGCGCGGGCCACCCCGGCCGCCGCCCGCTCCAGGTCCTCGGCGGCGCTGTTGATCCGCCGTGTGGTCTCGGTCACTTGCCGCCCGAGCCGCTGGGCCTCCACGAAGACCTTGATCGCGAACACACCCAGAACGGCGAGACCGCAGAATCCCACGGCCACCGCCAGCATCGCCCAGAACATGCGTCGAGCCTAGACGGTGGAGTGCAGGCGCAGCGTGCGCACCCCGCCACCGGTGAGGAGTTCGACGATGCGCTCCCCCGCGGGCTTGCGCACGGCGGTGCCGCACTCGGGGCAGGTGAAGGAGTAGAAGGTGGTGCGGCGGCTGGCACCGATCGCCAACCGCAGCGCACCCGCCGCCAGTTCGAAGCGCGCGCGGCAGTCGGGGCAGGCGGCCTTGAAGAGGACGGCCACCGGGCGGGGCGTAAGGGGCATCAGTGACATACTGCGCAAGTCTCCTCGGCTCTGTTCTCCGCGCTCTCCACACTCCACCGCGCGGGCTCCCACACACCACCGCGCGAGCGCTGCGGCCTCGCTCCGATCCGCCGCGGCCCCGTCCCGCGTCGCACCTCGCCGTCGTGCGTCGGCACACGGTCGCACCTCGGCCCGCGCCACCGCTTCGGCGCACGGTCGTGCCCCGGCGCACGGCCACGCCCGGGCACGCGGTCGCACACGGCAGAGGGGTCGCGTCGGGCCGCCGGGTCGCGCCCCGGCCGGAACTGGCCCGATGACCCACGGTCAGGTCCGGGTGCGAGCCCGCCCGACGACGCACGGTCACGCCCTGCCGAGAACGGAATCCACCCCGCGCCCACGGCCCTCGCCGCGCCCCCGGGCCGCGCCGCGCGACCGCGCCGGACGGCACCGCTCCCCCGGCCCCGGTCACAGCCACCGCCGACCGGCATCCGCGCCCCGGTGGAGCACCTGCTACGGGCGCCGGCTTCCGGACGATCCGCCGCCGCGCGCTCCCTCACCGTGCCCCGCGCCCTCACGCCCCACGCTCACCCGACGCGCCGGGACCCGGCGCGAGGGGCTCACGCCCGTCCCGCTCGCCCTCGCACGCCAGCTCGTCGTACGCGGCCAGCGCCTCCCGGGCGGCCTCGCGGGCGCTGTCCGCCAGGTCCCGCGGCGAGACGATGCGGCCGTCGCCGCCCAGGCGCAGCGCCAGACGCCGCAGCGACGCCGGGTCGGGGGTGCGCAGGGTGATGCGCAGACCGCCGTCGGGCAGCTCCTCCGCGCTGTCGTGCGGGTAGTACTCCGCGACCCAGCGGCCGCCGGGACCCACCTCCACGACCACCTCGGGATCCTCGGCGGCGGGCTGCACCAACGCCTCCGACAGGTCCCGCAGCTCGATCTCCGGCGGCGCGGACGGCTCGTCCAGGACCTTGATCTCGGCGACCCGGTCGAGCCGGAAGGTGCGCCGCGCCTCGGAGCGGCGGCACCACGCCTCCACATAGGTGTGGCCGACGCTCACCAGCCGGATCGGGTCGATCTCGCGCTCGGTCAGCTCGTCCCGCGCGGGCGAGTAGTAGCGGATCCACAGCCTGCGCCGCTCCGAGATCGCCCGGTCCACATCGGCGAAGACCCCGCCCTCGGACTCGAACGTCACCGAGAGCCGCGAGCTGGCACCGGCCGCCTCACCGGCCGCCGCCTCCAGCTTCGCGGTGGCCCGCAGCAGGGCGAGGCGGTCGCTCTCGCGCAGGCCCGGCAGCGTCGCCACCGCGCGCGCCGCCACGAGCAGCGCCGTCGCCTCGTCGGCGGCGAGCCGCAGGGGCTCCGCCGCGTCCGCCCCAAGGGCGTCCGGATTGTGCCACCAGATGCGGTCGCCGTCCGTGTCGATGTCGAGCAGGTCACCCCCGCGGAAGCTGGTCCCGCACAGCGGCAGGACGTCCAGGTCGGAGATCAGCTCGTCCTGGCTGATGCCGAAGGCCCGCGCGACGTCCGCGACGCGCGCTCCGGGGCGCTCGCGCAGATAGGTCACCAGGGACAGCATCCGCCGGGTCTGGTCGATGGCGTTCGCGGCCATTGCTCGCTCTCGTCCCCTCAGCCCTTGGCCACGGCACGCAGCCGGTCCACCACGTCGGCCCGCAGCTCGGCGGGCTCAAGCACCACCACGTCGGGCCCGAACTCCACCAGCCAGGCGTCGAGCCCGTGCCCGTACGGAATCTCCAGCTCGTCCCAGTCGCCGTCCAGCTCCCGCGTGCCCACGGCGCGGGCGCGCAGCGGATAGCCCGCGCCCTTGCGCAGCCGGATCAGTGCGGTGCGGTCCGCCTTCTCGCCCGCCCAGCTCGCCACGGTCTCCCGCACGGTCACCACGTCGGGCACCTCGGCCCGGAACTTGCCCGCCCGCGAGCGGACCTTGCCCGTGATGCGGGAGAGGCGGAAGACCCGCTCGTCCTCGCGGTCCCGGTCCCAGCCCGCCAGATACCAGTGGCCGCGCCAGCACTCGAGCGCCCACGGCTCGACGTGGCGCTGCCCGGGCCGGGCCGCCGTCGCCTTGCGGTAGTCGAAGACGACCGGCCGGCGGTCACGGCACGCCAGCATCAGCGGTTCGAACGCCGCCTCGTGCACGGGAATGCGCGGCTCCAGGGCGCCGTGCGCCTCGTACGGATCGACGCCCTCGGGCAGCCCCGCCGCCCGCAGCTTGTGCAGCGCGCCGCTCGCGGCACCGGCGAGCCTCGCCTGCTGCCACACCTTCGCGGCGACGCCGAGGGCCGCGGCCTCCTCGGCGTCCAGCGTGATCGGCGGCAGCCGGTTGCTGTCCCGGCGGGCGAGATAGCCCGTCTCGCCGTCCAGGTTCTCCACCGTCTCGATGACGAGGCCCAGCTCCCGCAGATCGTCCTTGTCGCGCTCGAACATGCGGTTGAAGGACTCCTCGGCCGCCGCGGCGGCGGCCCCCGGTCCGGCGGCCGCGCCCCTGCCGGACCCGGCGGCACCCCGCCCCGGCCCGAAGGCGGCGCCCCTCCCCGGCCCGAACGCTTCGACGTACGCCTCGATCGACTCCCGGAGCTCACGCTTGCTGAGCGGACGCCTCGTCCCGAGCAGACACAGCGCCAGACTCATCAGCCGCTCGGCCTTGGCAATGGCCATCGACGCCCTTTCTCGGCCGTGCTCCCCGGTGGACGGCCGCCCGCCGCCCCAGGTGCCCCGCTCACCAGTGCTTCCGAACGATGACCGTACCGCTACGGCGTGTCGTGGCAAAAGCCGAGGGCACGGCGCACGCCCCGGGCGCCCGTCCGCGGCGGTGACGGAAGACGACGCGGGGGCCCGTGCCGACACCGGCACGGGCCCCCGCGGACAACCTCAGCCGCACGGCACGAGCCGCCGCGGCCGGGTCAGCCGTCTCAGACGGACACGAGGTCACAGACGAAGATCAGCGTCTCACCCGGGGCGATGCGGCCGCCACCGGCGCCACGGTCGCCGTACGCCAGGTGCGCCGGGATGGTCAGCTCGCGACGGCCGCCGACCTTCATGCCCTGCACGCCCTGGTCCCAGCCGGCGATGACCTGTCCGGCACCGAGCTGGAACTCCAGCGGGTTGCCGCGGTTCCAGGAGGCGTCGAACTCCTCACCGGTGGAGAAGGCCACGCCCACGTAGTGGACCTTGACGAAGTCGCCCGCCTTGGCGACGGCGCCGTCCCCCTCCCAGAGGTCCTTGACCTGCAGCTCAGTGGGGGGCTCACCGACGGGGAAGTCGACCTCGGGCTTGTCGATGCTCACGAAAAACTCCTGCTCATATGCGTGATGGGCAACCGGGACAGTCTGCCATCCGTCCCAGGGTCGATCACATCTTGGCGAGGATGTCCACGGAGAAGACCAGCGTGGAGTCCTTCTTGATGGGGCTGTTCTGCGGCGGCTTGTCCGCGTACCCGTCCTTCGGCGGGACGACGACCAGGACGCGGCTGCCGACCTTCTTGCCGGTCAGGCCCTGGCGCCAGCCCGGGATGACCTGAGCGAGCTGGAACTGCGCGAGCTGACCGCTCTTGTACGAGGAGTCGAACTCCTTGCCGTCCGCCCACAGCACGCCCTTGTACTGGCACAGGAGCGTGTCGCTCTCCTTGACCTCGTCGCCCTCGCCCTCGATGACGTAGGTCGCCACGACCTTCTTGGGGGCGGCCGTCTTCGGCACGTCGACCTTGGGGGCCTTGCCGTCGGTGTTCGTCCCGACCTTCGGCAGGTCCTTGTTGTCCTGCGCCACGTCGTCGCCCTTGGCGGAGCTCTTCGGGCCGTACGTGTTCACGATGTCGACGACGAAGACCAGGGTGTCCGTGCCCTTGATGCCCGCCTGCTTGTTGCCCTCCTTGCCGTAGCCGAGGGCCGGGGGGATGGCGAGCTCGACGCGGCTGTCGACCTTCCTTCCGACCAGACCCTGGTCCCAGCCGGGGATGACCTGGCCGACGCCGATCGGGAAGATCGTGGGCGCCTTGCGGTCGTAGGAGTTGTCGAAGACCTTCGCGGTGTCCCAGATCTGGCCCAGGTAGTGGGCCTGGAGATAGTCGCCCTTGGCGACCTCGACGCCCTTGCCCGCGATGATCGTCTTCACCGCGAGATCGGTGGACGGCTTGCCGGAACCCTTGGCCACCGTCGGCTTCTCACCGAACTTCGTGCCCTTCGTGATCTCGGGCACAGGTCCGTCGACGATCTTGCCCTTGGGGGGCGTGGAGTTCGTCGGGGAGTTGCTGTCCTTGGGCTTGGCCTTGTCGGACTTGTCGTCACCACATCCGGCCAGGGTCAGCAGGCCGGCCGGAACGGCCAGGAGGAGTGAGCGTCGGCGCACGGTGGGGGCCTCGTATCGTTCGATCTTGTCAGTTGGCGTGCGCGCAACTCTACGCAGTGAGAAGGGCGCCGCACGAGGAACGTGCGGCGCCCCGCGTTGCGTTCCCGCCACGCACTGACGTCTCACCGGTCCCGGGGACCGGCCGAACGACGGCGGGCCCGGCCCGCCGGCCCCTCACATCCCGGCGATGAGCTTCTCCACCCGGTCGTCCACCGAACGGAAGGGGTCCTTGCACAACACCGTGCGCTGCGCCTGGTCGTTCAGCTTCAGGTGCACCCAGTCGACCGTGAAGTCCCGGCGCTGCTCCTGGGCCCGGCGGATGAAGTCGCCGCGCAGCCGCGCCCGGGTCGTCTGCGGCGGCACCGACTTGCCCTCGAAGATCTTCAAGTCGTTGCAGATCCGGGCGGCTTGCCCCTTCCGCTCCAGGAGGTAGTACAGGCCCCGGCGGCGGTGGATGTCGTGGTACGCGAGGTCTATCTGGGCGACCCTCGGGTGCGACATCGTCATGTTGTTCTTCGCCCGGTAGCGCTCGATGAGCTTGTACTTCATCACCCAGTCGATCTCCGTGGCGATGCGGTCCAGGTCCTCGGACTCGATCGAGTCCAGGGTGCGCCCCCACAGCTCGAGGACGCGCTCGACCGTGCCCGTGCGGATGCCGCGGCGCTCGACGAAGTCCACCGCCTTCTCGTAGTACTCGCGCTGGACCTCCAGGGCCGAGGCCTCCCGGCCGCTGGCGAGGCGGACCTTGCGGCGGCCCGTCGTGTCGTGGCTGACCTCGCGGATCGCCCGGATCGGGTTCTCCAGGGTCAGGTCCCGCATCACCGTGCCCGCCTCGATCATGCGGAGCACCAGATCGGTCGCGCCGACCTTCAGGAGCATCGTCGTCTCGGACATGTTCGAGTCGCCGACGATCACGTGCAGGCGGCGGTAGCGCTCGGCGTCGGCGTGCGGCTCGTCACGCGTGTTGATGATGGGACGGGACCGCGTCGTCGCCGACGACACGCCCTCCCAGATGTGCTCCGCCCGCTGGCTCACGCAGTAGACGGCGCCCCGCGGCGTCTGCAGCACCTTGCCCGCGCCGCACAGCAACTGCCGGGTGACGAGGAACGGAATCAGGATGTCCGCGAGGCGCGAGAACTCACCGTGCCGTGCCACGAGATAGTTCTCATGGCAACCATATGAGTTTCCCGCCGAGTCGGTGTTGTTCTTGAACAGATAGACGTCACCCGCGATTCCCTCCTCGTGCAGGCGGCGCTCGGCGTCGACGAGCAGGCCTTCCAGAATGCGCTCGCCGGCCTTGTCGTGGGTGACCAGCTCGGTCACGTTGTCACACTCGGGTGTCGCGTATTCCGGGTGTGAGCCCACGTCGAGATACAGGCGGGCGCCGTTCCGCAGAAAGACGTTGCTGCTGCGGCCCCATGACACAACACGGCGGAAGAGGTAGCGCGCCACTTCGTCAGGCGACAGACGGCGCTGTCCCCTGAACGTGCACGTGACACCGTACTCGTTCTCCAGCCCGAAAATGCGGCGGTCCATGCCAGAACATTACGCCCGATGCCCCGCACTGAAACCGGGTTCGACGGTACCGTTTCGATCAGTTTCTGAAGCGGTCGCACCGGCCTCGGCCGCGACGACCACACCCGCACCACGCACCACGAGCACCCTCCTGGTGCACAACAGCACCAGCACGGCGGCCGCTCCGGCGAGGCCCGGCACCGCGAAACCCCACTCCGTGCCGCCCTGCTCCACCACCGGTCCACCGGCCGCCGTGCCCACCGCGGTCCCCACCGTGAACGTCGTCACCAGCCACGAGAACGCCTCCGTGACCGTGCCCCGCGGAGCGTGCCGGTCCACCACGATGAACGCGCACGCGAGCGCCGGCGCGAGGAACACCCCCGCCAGCGACGTCAGCACCACCATCCCCACCGCGCCCGGCGTGAGGACCAGCGGCAGATAGAAGACCGCGAGCAGCGCCACCAGGACCACAAGGCGCCGCTCCGGCACCCCGCTCCACGGCCGCGCCCCGTAGACCACGCCGCCCAGCAGGGCCCCCAGGCCCAGGCCCGCCATCATCCAGCCGTAGACCGCGTCGCCGCCGTGCGCGTCCGCGTAGCTGACGCCCGCCACCGTGATCGCCCCGAGCGCGGTCCCCACGCACAGGAACGCGCCGAGGAGCGCGAGCAGCCCCGGCGAGCGCAGGGCCCCGAGCCAGTGCGCCTCCCGGGGCGCCGAGCGCCACGCGCGCGAGGGCCGCGACACCACCACCGACAGCGCGCCGAGCACCCCGATGGCGTTCACCACCAGGAGCGCCGCCTGCGCCGACCACAGCGACACGATGCCCGTCACCAGCAACGGGCCGACGGTGAACATCACTTCCTGCGCCACCGCGTCCATCGCGTACGCCGTGTGGACCTGCTCCTCCTTGCCGAGCACGTCCGGCCACAGCGCCCGCAGACCGCCCTCCAGGGGCGGCGTGAACACTCCGGCGATCACCATCGCGAGATACGCGGCGACCGGCGCGTTCGGCCCCGCGACCGCGAAGAGCGCCATGCCGAGCGCCGACGCCACCGCCGCCGGCAGCATCACCCGCGGCTGCCCGTACAGGTCCACCAGCCGTCCCAGCAGGGGCTGGCCCACCGCCGTCGCCACCCCGTACACCGCCGCGAGGGCACCCGCCAGGCTGTACGTCCCGCCCTCCGCGCGGACGAAGAGGACGATGGCGATGGCCGCCGTCGCATTGGGCAAACGGCCCACAAGTGTGCCCGCGAGCAGCCGCGTCGCGTAGCGCGCGCGCAGGATCTCGCCGTAACCGGAAGCCATCAGTGAGCTCTCCTCGCCCGCCCGTGCGCCGCAGCGCCCCGAGTGTTACGTATAACGTCGCGGGGTCATACGTACCATGAGCGCTGTTCACAGTCCACCAAGTACTCCGCCCCGCGGCGGCGACCACCCACACCAGGAGACGTCCGTGGCAAGGCCCCAGCACGACACCACGGCCCCCCGCCCCACCAGCCGCGACGTCGCCCGCGCAGCCGGCGTCTCGCAGGCCACCGTCTCCCTGGTCCTCGGCGAGAAGTGGCAGGGCCGCGTCGCCGAGCGCACCGCCGAACGCGTCCGCGCCGCCGCCCGCGAACTCGGCTACCGCCCCAACCTCGCCGCCCGCAACCTCCGCCTCGGCCGCACCCGCACCGCGCTCCTCGTCGTCCCCGCGCTCACCAACGAGTTCTTCGCCCGGCTGCACACCGGCGCCGCCCGCGTCGCCGCCCGGCACGGCTTCAGCGTCGTCCTCTACCCCTCCCCCGACAGCGTCGGCCCCAGCGGATCCACCACCCAGGCGCCCCGCGTCAGCGACCCCTTCGGCTCCGCCCGCGCCGCCCTCGACGGCGTCCTCGCCTCCTCCATGGCCTCCGAGGCCCTCGCCACCCTCCGCGGCGACGCCCTCCCCCTCGTCATGCTCGACAGCGACCCCGCCCACAGCCTCGGCGCCGCCACCGTCAACCTCGACATCGCCGACGGCACCCGCCAGGCCACCGAGCACCTCCTCGCCCTCGGCCACCGCGACCTGCTCCACCTCACCGCGGACATCGACTCCTGGACCTTCGACGTACGCCGCCACACCCTCGCCGCCACCCTGCACGGCACCGGCGCACGCCACCGCACCGTCAAGGCCGCCCTCACCGTCGACGAGGCCCGCACCGCCACCGAAGCCGCCCTCACCGCGCCCGGCCCCCGGCCCACCGCCCTCATCTGCGACGACGACGTCCTCGCCGCGGGCGCCTGCAAGGCCGCGCGCCGCCTCGGCCTGCACGTCCCCGACGACCTCAGCGTCACCGGCTTCGACGACCTGACCCTCGCCACCGCCGTCGAAC harbors:
- a CDS encoding diacylglycerol kinase, which encodes MTSEITLFVNPTAGRGRGAHAAQPAAAALRASGFSVRTVIGEDAGDALRRARAAVDGGTGALIAVGGDGMASLALQAVAGTRTPLGVIAVGTGNDFARALGLPVRAPAAAGALVADALKGARTRDVDLGRVGETWFGTVLASGFDSRVNDRGNRMRRPAGRFKYDLAMVAELAALKPIPYRLTLDGGEVREIEATLVAVGNGSSYGGGMRICAGADTSDGLFDVTVVGACSRTTLLTVFPRVYRGTHLGHPKVTVHRAAKVELAAPDVTAYADGERLGALPLTAECVPAAVRVLGP
- the tatC gene encoding twin-arginine translocase subunit TatC — encoded protein: MPLADHLRELRNRLAKGMLAIVVVSIIAAFYSEELMEFLSDPVPRCEDGKPTTGGVCAKVAYMDLLSPFTTTVKVSLMVGVVVASPIWLYQLWAFIAPGLHKNERKYTYAFVAAAVPLFFGGAWLAYEIMPISMRVLLSITPDGSENILPMDKILDFSVRMVLVFGVSFELPLLLVMLNMTGIVTGRRMLTWWRGVVMGVFVFGAVATPTTDPFGMIALAGPIVVLYFLAVGFSILNDKRRRRADPDAELDDDEASELDLTPQPVDDNEPVPAARTVPEQVNGDSGRSSKYNGYDDVT
- the tatA gene encoding Sec-independent protein translocase subunit TatA; the protein is MGRLGPTEIILILVILVLLFGAKKLPDMARSLGKSARILKSEAKAMKSDGKQDEAAPADPPADTTAPQQRTIQAAPGDVSSSRPVAEPTDHTTKR
- a CDS encoding phage terminase large subunit family protein, with amino-acid sequence MPLTPRPVAVLFKAACPDCRARFELAAGALRLAIGASRRTTFYSFTCPECGTAVRKPAGERIVELLTGGGVRTLRLHSTV
- a CDS encoding WYL domain-containing protein, encoding MAANAIDQTRRMLSLVTYLRERPGARVADVARAFGISQDELISDLDVLPLCGTSFRGGDLLDIDTDGDRIWWHNPDALGADAAEPLRLAADEATALLVAARAVATLPGLRESDRLALLRATAKLEAAAGEAAGASSRLSVTFESEGGVFADVDRAISERRRLWIRYYSPARDELTEREIDPIRLVSVGHTYVEAWCRRSEARRTFRLDRVAEIKVLDEPSAPPEIELRDLSEALVQPAAEDPEVVVEVGPGGRWVAEYYPHDSAEELPDGGLRITLRTPDPASLRRLALRLGGDGRIVSPRDLADSAREAAREALAAYDELACEGERDGREPLAPGPGASGERGA
- a CDS encoding WYL domain-containing protein; translated protein: MAIAKAERLMSLALCLLGTRRPLSKRELRESIEAYVEAFGPGRGAAFGPGRGAAGSGRGAAAGPGAAAAAAEESFNRMFERDKDDLRELGLVIETVENLDGETGYLARRDSNRLPPITLDAEEAAALGVAAKVWQQARLAGAASGALHKLRAAGLPEGVDPYEAHGALEPRIPVHEAAFEPLMLACRDRRPVVFDYRKATAARPGQRHVEPWALECWRGHWYLAGWDRDREDERVFRLSRITGKVRSRAGKFRAEVPDVVTVRETVASWAGEKADRTALIRLRKGAGYPLRARAVGTRELDGDWDELEIPYGHGLDAWLVEFGPDVVVLEPAELRADVVDRLRAVAKG
- a CDS encoding FKBP-type peptidyl-prolyl cis-trans isomerase — protein: MSIDKPEVDFPVGEPPTELQVKDLWEGDGAVAKAGDFVKVHYVGVAFSTGEEFDASWNRGNPLEFQLGAGQVIAGWDQGVQGMKVGGRRELTIPAHLAYGDRGAGGGRIAPGETLIFVCDLVSV
- a CDS encoding FKBP-type peptidyl-prolyl cis-trans isomerase, which encodes MRRRSLLLAVPAGLLTLAGCGDDKSDKAKPKDSNSPTNSTPPKGKIVDGPVPEITKGTKFGEKPTVAKGSGKPSTDLAVKTIIAGKGVEVAKGDYLQAHYLGQIWDTAKVFDNSYDRKAPTIFPIGVGQVIPGWDQGLVGRKVDSRVELAIPPALGYGKEGNKQAGIKGTDTLVFVVDIVNTYGPKSSAKGDDVAQDNKDLPKVGTNTDGKAPKVDVPKTAAPKKVVATYVIEGEGDEVKESDTLLCQYKGVLWADGKEFDSSYKSGQLAQFQLAQVIPGWRQGLTGKKVGSRVLVVVPPKDGYADKPPQNSPIKKDSTLVFSVDILAKM
- the pafA gene encoding Pup--protein ligase codes for the protein MDRRIFGLENEYGVTCTFRGQRRLSPDEVARYLFRRVVSWGRSSNVFLRNGARLYLDVGSHPEYATPECDNVTELVTHDKAGERILEGLLVDAERRLHEEGIAGDVYLFKNNTDSAGNSYGCHENYLVARHGEFSRLADILIPFLVTRQLLCGAGKVLQTPRGAVYCVSQRAEHIWEGVSSATTRSRPIINTRDEPHADAERYRRLHVIVGDSNMSETTMLLKVGATDLVLRMIEAGTVMRDLTLENPIRAIREVSHDTTGRRKVRLASGREASALEVQREYYEKAVDFVERRGIRTGTVERVLELWGRTLDSIESEDLDRIATEIDWVMKYKLIERYRAKNNMTMSHPRVAQIDLAYHDIHRRRGLYYLLERKGQAARICNDLKIFEGKSVPPQTTRARLRGDFIRRAQEQRRDFTVDWVHLKLNDQAQRTVLCKDPFRSVDDRVEKLIAGM
- a CDS encoding MFS transporter, which codes for MASGYGEILRARYATRLLAGTLVGRLPNATAAIAIVLFVRAEGGTYSLAGALAAVYGVATAVGQPLLGRLVDLYGQPRVMLPAAVASALGMALFAVAGPNAPVAAYLAMVIAGVFTPPLEGGLRALWPDVLGKEEQVHTAYAMDAVAQEVMFTVGPLLVTGIVSLWSAQAALLVVNAIGVLGALSVVVSRPSRAWRSAPREAHWLGALRSPGLLALLGAFLCVGTALGAITVAGVSYADAHGGDAVYGWMMAGLGLGALLGGVVYGARPWSGVPERRLVVLVALLAVFYLPLVLTPGAVGMVVLTSLAGVFLAPALACAFIVVDRHAPRGTVTEAFSWLVTTFTVGTAVGTAAGGPVVEQGGTEWGFAVPGLAGAAAVLVLLCTRRVLVVRGAGVVVAAEAGATASETDRNGTVEPGFSAGHRA
- a CDS encoding LacI family DNA-binding transcriptional regulator, with product MARPQHDTTAPRPTSRDVARAAGVSQATVSLVLGEKWQGRVAERTAERVRAAARELGYRPNLAARNLRLGRTRTALLVVPALTNEFFARLHTGAARVAARHGFSVVLYPSPDSVGPSGSTTQAPRVSDPFGSARAALDGVLASSMASEALATLRGDALPLVMLDSDPAHSLGAATVNLDIADGTRQATEHLLALGHRDLLHLTADIDSWTFDVRRHTLAATLHGTGARHRTVKAALTVDEARTATEAALTAPGPRPTALICDDDVLAAGACKAARRLGLHVPDDLSVTGFDDLTLATAVEPELTTVRLPAEDFGEQAMTTLLDVLDGRTPEPAPLPVQLVVRGSTAQSPAPRR